In the Paenibacillus sp. FSL H7-0357 genome, one interval contains:
- a CDS encoding GerAB/ArcD/ProY family transporter, giving the protein MSKEIVPAGQSISIAILFIIGSSLFMGVSGQSGNSSWIGLIFAIVLAVPLMLLYARLHALFPGKDLYDMLHAVFGPILGRLFSCLYIWYSLHLGSLVLRNFGEFSKTVALTATPMFAPMLIIGLLCIWVVNAGLEVLGRSAKFLLLFTILATALAQLLSIPKYEFHYLKPLLESGWGPVFTDAIGSFTFPFGEIVVFLGAFSVLPKKGSAFRVLLSSLLIAGIIMIFVTLRNLLVLGPEILSSLYFPSYVAVSRINVGDFLTRIEGSSSITFVTALFIKTSLCLYVTSNGVAKVFKLKSYRSVVMQMGLIMVYMSVFIYKDILQMQYFAYHIYKIYALPFQVAIPLLLWIVAEFMSRKASRRQTAPQP; this is encoded by the coding sequence ATGAGCAAAGAAATCGTACCGGCGGGACAGTCGATTAGCATAGCGATCCTGTTTATTATCGGCAGTTCACTGTTCATGGGAGTCTCGGGGCAATCCGGCAACAGCAGCTGGATCGGGCTGATTTTTGCCATTGTGCTCGCGGTTCCGCTCATGCTCCTCTACGCGAGGCTCCATGCGCTGTTTCCGGGCAAGGATCTGTATGATATGCTGCATGCGGTGTTCGGCCCTATTCTCGGGAGGCTGTTCTCCTGCCTGTATATCTGGTATTCATTGCATCTGGGATCGCTTGTGCTGCGGAATTTCGGGGAATTCAGCAAGACGGTAGCCTTAACCGCGACACCGATGTTTGCACCGATGCTGATCATCGGCCTCCTCTGCATTTGGGTAGTGAACGCGGGACTTGAGGTGCTTGGGAGAAGCGCCAAATTTCTGCTGCTGTTTACAATATTGGCGACTGCCTTAGCACAGCTGCTTTCCATTCCCAAGTATGAGTTCCATTATTTGAAACCGCTGCTGGAAAGCGGCTGGGGACCTGTCTTTACGGATGCAATAGGCTCCTTTACCTTTCCGTTTGGCGAAATTGTTGTTTTTCTCGGCGCGTTTAGTGTGCTCCCGAAGAAAGGTTCAGCGTTTCGGGTGCTGCTCAGCAGCCTGCTGATTGCAGGAATCATTATGATCTTCGTTACCTTGCGGAATTTGCTGGTGCTGGGTCCTGAAATTTTATCCAGCCTGTATTTTCCCTCCTATGTCGCGGTGAGCAGAATTAATGTGGGGGATTTTCTCACCAGAATCGAAGGTTCCTCCTCCATTACTTTTGTAACCGCGCTGTTTATTAAAACGAGTTTATGTCTGTATGTAACCAGTAATGGAGTAGCTAAAGTGTTCAAGCTGAAGAGCTACCGTTCCGTTGTGATGCAGATGGGCCTGATCATGGTCTACATGTCTGTCTTTATCTACAAGGATATTCTTCAAATGCAATACTTTGCCTATCATATCTACAAAATTTATGCCCTGCCGTTTCAGGTGGCCATTCCGCTGCTCTTATGGATTGTTGCCGAGTTTATGTCCAGAAAAGCGAGCCGCAGGCAGACAGCCCCGCAGCCGTAG